GACGATCCCTTCTCTTTCCCCGTCGAACGCCGCCGCATACGGTCTTTTGACCGTCGTATCGATCACCAATCCTTTCATAATTACTCCTCGATCTCGATCGAGCGAACGCCCTCGCCCGCATAAGAGATCCTAACGTCATACACGCGCCCGCCGAAAGACGGAAGACAATTCCACTCGATGACGACGACTCCGTCTTTTCTTTCGAGATAGTCTTCGAGCCCGAGATCCACGGTGTCTCCCGAAACGCGATACAGGTCCATATGATATAAGTTCAGTTTTTTTCCTTCGTACTCTTTAACGATGGTAAAAGTCGGCGAAGTAACGACCGAGGAAACGCCGAGAGCTTTCGCGATCCCTTTCGTAAAGGTCGTCTTCCCCGCGCCGAGCTCTCCGGTGAGAAGGACGACGTCGCCGCCTTCAAGGCGTTCGGCAAATTTTTCCGCGACGGATGAAGTTTCCTCCGCGCTTTTGGTTAAATATCTCATATCTTGATTATACTTGTTTTTTTCCGCGATAGCAATGATTTTCTCGGTTTTCGCAAAGCGGCAAAACTGAAAGAAAAAAAACAAAAATTATGCGAAAAAATCGCTTGACATCGCGTTTTCTGCGCGGTAAAGTGAAATCAAGAACGATTTAGGGCGGGGTGAAATTCCCCACC
The nucleotide sequence above comes from Clostridia bacterium. Encoded proteins:
- the tsaE gene encoding tRNA (adenosine(37)-N6)-threonylcarbamoyltransferase complex ATPase subunit type 1 TsaE, with amino-acid sequence MRYLTKSAEETSSVAEKFAERLEGGDVVLLTGELGAGKTTFTKGIAKALGVSSVVTSPTFTIVKEYEGKKLNLYHMDLYRVSGDTVDLGLEDYLERKDGVVVIEWNCLPSFGGRVYDVRISYAGEGVRSIEIEE